One Pocillopora verrucosa isolate sample1 chromosome 10, ASM3666991v2, whole genome shotgun sequence genomic window carries:
- the LOC136283959 gene encoding adenosine receptor A3-like: protein MQPFYSASQCIPWLVFLIIECLAIVILNLIAVVVFVKKKRQLQRQSTYLIIHLAIVDLLVGLVSGPLQIRRMMRWLCPLWNYRRETIWSRRLSFAFLHLFSFTSLINLIAVSLERLHATFCPFRHRFVRKWVYKAMIIVIWLIAIVREVAQIFFLKIFDVVVIDTYLYFLFYAVSLFVICVSYILIVIKVRCCRHPQFHTRSKRERKLTGTALIVSLASLLCFLPAVIHIACIHFSSTYLGNVDIYMAVLVLFLANSIVNPIIYALRMPGFREGFLQLVNRVPDLSRIAPANLALRNLRRA from the coding sequence ATGCAGCCATTCTACTCAGCTTCGCAGTGTATTCCATGGCTTGTGTTCCTAATCATCGAATGTCTGGCCATAGTCATCCTTAATCTCATCGCCGTTGTTGTCTTTGTGAAGAAGAAGCGCCAGCTGCAGCGGCAGAGCACATATTTGATCATCCATCTGGCGATAGTCGATCTCTTAGTGGGCCTAGTCTCTGGGCCACTTCAGATTAGACGCATGATGAGGTGGTTATGTCCACTATGGAATTACAGACGAGAGACTATTTGGTCTCGTCGTTtatcttttgcatttttacatttattctCGTTCACTTCCCTTATAAATCTTATTGCTGTTTCCTTAGAACGGCTACAcgcaacattttgtccattcagGCATCGCTTTGTAAGGAAATGGGTTTATAAAGCAATGATTATTGTCATTTGGTTAATAGCTATTGTTAGAGAAGTCgcccaaattttctttttgaaaatttttgatgtaGTAGTGATTGATACTTACTTATATTTCCTATTTTATGcagtttctctatttgttatcTGTGTATCTTACATCCTCATTGTTATCAAAGTACGATGTTGTCGTCATCCTCAATTCCATACTAGgtccaaaagagaaagaaaactgacgggtACTGCGCTTATCGTCTCACTTGCATcgttactttgttttctaccaGCGGTAATACATATTGCATGTATTCACTTTTCCTCCACTTATCTAGGGAATGTTGATATATACATGGCTGTGTTAGTTCTATTTTTAGCTAACTCGAttgtaaatcctataatttacgctCTTCGGATGCCAGGATTCAGAGAAGGTTTCTTACAACTAGTGAACAGGGTCCCAGACCTTTCTCGTATTGCCCCAGCAAACCTGGCACTTCGTAACCTTAGGAGAGCGTAG